TGCCATCCGCGTCGATTCTGCGGTATTGCTTGAGTCTCCCGACCACGCGGCAAGCCCGGCCCTGTCGCAATTGCGCCGAGCAATGCTCGCCGAGCTTCGACCACGCTTCCACGTCGAAGCGGCTAACCTCTTTTTCGAGGGTGTCGCCCTGCTTGAAATGCCGATCCGAGACAATGACGAAATCGCACCGGAGACTACCGCTCGGTAGTGTTTCTGTTTTGGGATCTTCCACGACGGTGCCCTCAATCAAGATGCTGTTGAGTGAGTTCACGCGACCTCCCCCGGCTCGCGCGACCCGCTCGTCTCGGCGATGATGACGCGGTCGGTCAGCTCTGCGACGTACTCGTAGTCCACGTCCCGCAATCGCCCGTTCCGGCAGTTTTGCAGCACGTACACGACCTGCTCGCCGATGGTGCGCTCGTAGCTGTAGCCCCGGCCCTGCATGAGGGCGCGGCGGTTGCGGCGTCCGGCGTCTGAGCGCACGTAGCCCAGCACGCGGGCCACGTCGGGGGCGGTGGGGGAGAGGGTGGTCATGATGTGGCCTCGGCGATTCTCGCCTCTACCATTTCGAGGAGCTTGTCATTTAGCTCTTCTTTTTTG
The Vicinamibacterales bacterium genome window above contains:
- a CDS encoding single-stranded DNA-binding protein, coding for MNSLNSILIEGTVVEDPKTETLPSGSLRCDFVIVSDRHFKQGDTLEKEVSRFDVEAWSKLGEHCSAQLRQGRACRVVGRLKQYRRIDADG